One window of the Psilocybe cubensis strain MGC-MH-2018 chromosome 12, whole genome shotgun sequence genome contains the following:
- a CDS encoding Alpha-protein kinase vwkA — protein MMKPRQTQKKNKKLTPEAPVTTPPSGPKSLDLLFIHDCTASQTPYISGTVSRCLEIVSVIQGLGNLDTRKEGMRVGLIAFCDHGEDEDFVTKDFGGFTFDVEQFYHNLRSLEANGGSDYPEAVTAALEHSLRLEWRTDAAKLVILITDAAPHGIGEEDDEFPQGDPNGHDPLKIAKKMAEKGITMLIVACEPVLSNENDYAHDFYLALAKITRGKLVPLLDVRVLSAFIIGYALEQMGLEELSRQYSEPIKGLHKSGFTLKEMVNAVWEWLSGKEKKVYTLKYNQVYEEPPEFDEVVNTWADGKDILSVREQSTPRASKQRVPARCIAPPGGWPKTTVDVTLKNLNERDRIDFVYLDPDPDLDSIRTQGPAPAQTGSLGPAQISRPRKLLAHTDYYFSLKCGSQARYHIKQNFSSNQDMDVSIHFK, from the exons ATGATGAAGCCACGTCAAActcaaaaaaagaacaaaaaactGACTCCAGAGGCACCAGTTACGACCCCACCCAGTGGTCCCAAATCTCT CGATCTTCTGTTTATTCATGACTGCACGGCAAGTCAAACTCCTTACATCTCAGGGACCGTCAGTCGTTGTTTGGAGATTGTTAGTGTCATCCAAGGACTCGGGAACCTCGATACGCGTAAAGAGGGGATGCGCGTTGGCCTGATTGCGTTTTGTGATCatggtgaagatgaagacttCGTTACCAAGGACTTTGGTGGATTTACATTCGACGTCGAACAATTCTACCATAATCTTAGGTCCCTGGAGGCTAATGGAGGCTCGGATTATCCTGAAGCCGTTACTGCTGCATTGGAGCATAGTCTTAGGCTTGAATGGAGGACTGATGCCGCAAAGCTGGTAATCTTAATTACGGACGCCGCCCCACATGGGATtggcgaagaagatgatgaattCCCGCAGGGAGATCCAAACG GTCATGATCCTCTGAAGATCGCAAAGAAGATGGCAGAAAAGGGGATAACGATG CTGATTGTAGCTTGCGAGCCTGTGCTGAGTAACGAGAACGAT TACGCCCATGATTTTTACTTAGCCCTGGCAAAAATCACCAG GGGAAAACTTGTTCCCCTGCTTGACGTTCGCGTTCTTTCCGCTTTCATCATTGGGTACGCTCTTGAGCAAATGGGGCTTGAGGAGCTTTCTCGACAATATTCAGAACCTATTAAAGGTTTACACAAAAGTGGGTTTACCTTGAAAGAAATGGTTAACGCTGTCTGGGAGTGGTTATcgggaaaagaaaaaaaggtttACACACTCAAGTATAACCAGGTGTATGAGGAGCCACCAGAGTTTGATGAGGTCGTGAACACGTGGGCTGATGGAAAGGATATTTTGTCTGTGCGAGAACAG TCTACACCACGCGCGAGTAAGCAACGGGTTCCTGCTCGTTGTATTGCGCCGCCAGGTGGTTGGCCAAAAACCACAGTCGATGTTACGCTCAAGAACCTGAATGAAAGAGATAGAATCGATTTCGTGTATCTCGATCCTGATCCCGACCTGGATTCTATCAGGACTCAGGGCCCCGCTCCTGCCCAAACAGGGTCTCTGGGACCAGCTCAAATCTCGCGACCTAGAAAGCTTCTTGCCCATACCGACTACTACTTCAGTCTGAAGTGCGGTTCGCAGGCAAGATATCACATCAA GCAAAATTTCTCAAGCAACCAAGATATGGATGTATCGATTCACTTCAAATAA